From the genome of Edaphobacter dinghuensis, one region includes:
- a CDS encoding Rab family GTPase: MTENAFLDEESGIGVMIKFINPMVYHKKICVVGEFGVGKTSLISRYVYSLFSEKYHTTVGVKIDKKQCLVGDSQVNLVIWDLAGESPLRTLKPAQIRGASGFLLVADGTRPDTLDIAIALQRRVIEILGPVPFIFLLNKVDLAAEWAVNRDITDKLYQKGWDVRLSSAKTGQGVENVFVDLSRRLIQMDGDPIVDH; encoded by the coding sequence TTGACAGAGAACGCATTTCTAGATGAAGAGAGCGGAATTGGCGTCATGATAAAATTTATAAATCCTATGGTTTATCACAAAAAGATTTGTGTTGTCGGCGAATTCGGCGTCGGCAAGACGAGTCTGATCTCTCGGTACGTGTATAGCCTCTTTTCCGAGAAGTATCACACAACAGTCGGAGTTAAAATCGATAAGAAACAATGCTTGGTGGGGGATTCTCAAGTAAATCTCGTTATATGGGATCTTGCGGGCGAATCACCCTTGAGAACTCTCAAGCCAGCCCAGATCCGCGGTGCTTCTGGTTTTCTTCTAGTTGCAGATGGAACTCGCCCCGATACGCTAGATATAGCAATCGCTCTACAGCGGAGAGTCATTGAGATTCTTGGGCCAGTTCCGTTTATTTTTTTGCTCAATAAGGTGGATCTCGCCGCGGAATGGGCTGTAAATAGGGATATTACTGACAAGCTTTATCAAAAAGGTTGGGATGTCCGACTATCTAGTGCAAAAACCGGGCAGGGAGTAGAAAATGTGTTTGTCGACCTGTCAAGGCGTTTGATCCAAATGGACGGAGACCCCATTGTCGATCATTGA
- a CDS encoding helix-turn-helix transcriptional regulator, with protein MDGLGDIQGTGKNKHSLMHNLYKTGIARLHQDITIVGAGLTAASRRVVVQALPECHILASELDSWQVVRFCTLVGPSILIVDEESLLQLKCEQVPAAEYLSTVQVLLLCRKCNEASYKSALLAGCSGALALDSPSENLRKAVKTIGEGDLWYPRSVLSALARRSILSRSILRKKLTARETEILRLVGMNQKNQAIADQLFISRDTVRWHLRTLYSKIGVNNRLEAHQYALKHYGDFYEAESSREDSPSEPVLL; from the coding sequence TTGGATGGTCTCGGCGATATTCAAGGCACAGGTAAAAATAAACATTCACTTATGCATAATCTATATAAAACAGGAATTGCACGATTGCATCAAGACATTACGATTGTGGGCGCTGGCCTAACAGCGGCGTCGAGAAGGGTCGTCGTGCAAGCGCTGCCTGAATGTCATATTCTTGCGTCCGAATTGGATTCTTGGCAGGTCGTGCGATTCTGCACACTGGTTGGGCCATCGATTTTGATTGTGGATGAAGAATCTCTCTTACAGTTGAAGTGTGAGCAGGTTCCGGCCGCCGAATATCTGTCGACAGTGCAGGTTCTTCTGCTGTGCCGAAAATGTAATGAGGCTTCTTATAAATCAGCTCTTTTGGCTGGATGCTCTGGTGCGTTGGCGCTGGACTCTCCCTCAGAGAATCTGCGGAAAGCAGTGAAGACCATAGGTGAAGGAGATTTGTGGTATCCGAGAAGTGTGCTCTCTGCGTTGGCCCGCAGGTCAATCTTGAGCAGGAGCATTTTGCGAAAGAAGTTAACAGCGCGTGAGACAGAAATACTGCGATTGGTAGGAATGAACCAGAAGAATCAGGCAATTGCAGATCAATTATTTATTAGCCGCGACACAGTGCGGTGGCATCTGCGGACACTGTACTCGAAGATCGGAGTGAATAATCGCTTGGAAGCGCATCAGTATGCGCTTAAACATTATGGTGATTTTTATGAGGCTGAGTCATCTCGGGAAGATAGCCCATCGGAGCCCGTCTTGCTTTAA